ATCTAGCACATCATCAGTTTGGCTAATGGCAAAAATTGGCCCTTGCGCTAAGATATTTAACTCGCTATCGGTAATAATGATAGCGATCTCTAAAATTACATCTTCTACAGGCTCGAGGCCTGTCATTTCCAAATCAAGCCAAATTAAATTACTGTCGTTACCCGCCATAACCTTCCCTTAAAAAAATGCACAAGCATTCGTATATAATTGTTAGTATAATACGCCAGAACCAAGTCGGGTCAAATTAAATATTGGATCAAATAAAATCGTATGAATAAGTCACTTGTCTAAGGTAAAAAAACTGACCAAAGGTCAGCAAAGGCGCATTAAAGCCAATCATGATAATAGATTACATGGTAAAACCACTAAAAATAAAGATAAAGTGCAATGGGAAGATGACGACTTAGGCACTCCTCAGCAAGGCGTTATTATTAGTCGGTTTGGCCAACATGCCGATGTCGAAAGCGAACTTGGTGAAATATACCGCTGTAATTTACGTCGTTCTATTGGCTCGCTTGTCTGTGGAGACAAAGTACTTTGGCGTCTTGGCAGAGAAACTCAACATAGTATCACAGGTATAATAGAGGCTGTTCATGAACGTGACTCTGTATTAAGTCGTCCCGATGTTTATGATGGCGTTAAACCTATCGCGGCAAATATCAGTCAAATCCTCATTGTCTCTTCTGTGTTGCCTGTTTTTAATAGCGATATTATTGACCGCTACTTAGTAGCTGCAGAGCAAACGGGGATTACTCCTGTTATTGTGCTGAATAAAACTGATTTATTAGACAGTATAAGCGCTGAAGAACAAGAGAATATAGCCAAGCAATTGAAAATTTATCAAGATATTGGCTATCAAGTGCTTTACGCTAGCAGTAAGTCTCGCGATGGTATAAGTGAACTAAAAATGCAGCTTGCCCAGCATACCAGTATTTTCGTTGGTCAGTCTGGTGTCGGGAAATCAACGTTAGTTAATGCTCTCATGCCAGATTTAGGGATATTAACAAAAGAAGTCTCGGACAACTCAGGTTTAGGGCAACATACCACGACAGTGGCACGCTTATACCACTTTAATGAGGGGGGGGATTTAATTGACTCACCAGGTATTCGTGAATTTGGTTTATGGCATTTAACACCAGAACAAGTATGTCATGGTTTTGTTGAGTTCTCGGAATTTCTTGGCTTATGTAAATTCAGGGATTGTAAGCATCAAACAGATCCTGGCTGTGCTCTAATCGCTGCAGCAGAAAATGAACAAATAAATCCAGCTCGCTTAGCAAGTTTTCAACGTATATTAGCCAGCCTAAATGATAATAAATTAACTTCTCGCTTTAATAATTAAGGAAAAATGAGTGTCTTCAAAAAATAGTCTTAGCGATAAAATTAAAATCACCTTCCAGTACATTATGCCTAAACATGCTATTTCACGTTTAGTTGGTAAGTTAGCCGCTGCAAAAATGGGTTGGTTAACCACTAAGCTGATCAGTATGTTTATTAAAGCCTATGGCATTAATATGAATGAAGCTAAGCTTAAAAAGGCCAGTGACTTTGATACCTTCAATAACTTTTTCACTCGCGAACTAGAAGAGGGTGCTCGAATTATTGATAATGATGAGAATACAATCTGTTATCCCGTTGATGGTGCAATCAGTCAACAAGGCGATATTATTGATGGGCAACTTATTCAAGCAAAAGGTTTCAACTATAGTGTCACCTCCTTGCTCGGTGGTGACGAAAAAACAGCAGCGCCTTTTCAAGGAGGGAAATTCTCTTGTATTTACTTAGCACCAAAAGATTATCACCGTATTCACATGCCAATGGCAGCAACCTTACGTGAAATGATTTATGTACCCGGTGAACTATTTTCAGTTAATCCATTAACCGCTCAAAATGTACCCGACCTTTTCGCGAGAAATGAACGCGTAGTTGCCATTTTTGATACTGAAATGGGTGAACTCGCCATGGTATTAGTCGGTGCAACGATTGTTGCCAGTATAGAAACTACTTGGGCAGGTACGATTACGCCTCCTGCAGGAAAAGACATTTTTAGGTGGCAATATCCTAAAGACGGGGCTGATGCGATTACTTTTGAAAAAGGTGATGAAATGGGTCGCTTTAAACTAGGATCGACAGTTGTTAGTACTTTCGCACCTAATATGATTAGTGAATTTGCAACCGATGCTGGCCCTGGTACTGTCACTCGACTTGGCGAAATCTACGCTGCACTAGATAAGAGTGCTTCATAACGGGCAAGAAACAGTCAACGAACAAAACTGTTGCTCATTTAGTGTACTCATTATAAGCTTAGAGGAAATACGATCAAATTCGTAACACCTCTAAAACTTATATTCAATAAAAGTATAACTAAAACAATTAAATAAGGGACAAGTACATGGCACAAGAAAATTCCACAGTAAAACCTACACAGGCTGAGTTAACTTTACTTAATGTGCTATGGAAAATGGGCCCTGCAACCGTAAGACAAGTTCATGATGTCGTGAGCACAACGCAAAAAACTGGCTACACTACGGTATTAAAAATACTTCAAATAATGCATGAGAAATCACTGGTCATCCGAGATGAAAGTAATCGTGCTCATGTCTATGCCGCTGCCAATAGCCAAACACAAACACAATCATCACTCATTAAAGACTTAATTAGTAAAGCTTTTGGAGGCTCGACCTCAAAATTAGTCATGCGTGCTATCGACGACTCAACTAGTGAGCAAGAAATTAATGATATTCGCCAGTTACTAAACTCTTTAGAAAAGTAGGACCATTAAACTTTAACTATGTTTGAACAATTATTTAACAGCCCTTTTTTATATAGCTTATCGCTAACCTTAGTGCATTTTTTATGGCAAGGTTTACTGGTGGCGCTTATCTTAAAGTCCTTGTTATATATAATTGATAAGAATAAATCAAAACTGCGTTACACACTCGCTACGTTTGCAATGTTATCAAATGCAATACTTGCGGTACTGACCTTTACCATGGTTTACCCTGACACAAGCTCAGGCATTAATAGTTATCTCAGTCCCATTCCCCTTACAAGTTTAGTAAATGAGTTAACCCAACAAAATGCCTTGTTTACTTATCAAGAATTGTTGCCCTCAATTTTAGCCTATTCATTACCTTACCTGTCATTACTTTGGCTAGCTACCATTGCAATTCTTTCTAGCAAGCTACTCATTGAAATTCGTAATGTAAATAACTTACCTCTGCATTCGAGCATTTCCCCCTCTTTGGCTTTATCAGCCCGCTTTGAAGAATTGGCCAAACAAATAAAGTTAGCTAAAACACCCAGATTACTTATTTCATTGAAAGCTGAAGTACCTATGGCAATAGGGTGGTTAAAGCCTGTGGTATTGCTACCCGCTAGTATGGTGACCGGACTAAACGCGGCTCAACTTGAAATGCTTATTTTGCACGAACTTGCACATATTCGCCGTCATGATTATTTAGTTAATTTTTTACAAACACTGATCGAACTACTGTTTTTCTTCCACCCAAGTGTGCATTGGATCGGCAAGCAAATGCGTAATGAACGTGAATATTGTAGCGATGATATTGCTGTTCAACACTGCGGTGATGCCATAGCTTACGCACACACCCTAACGGATACCGCCTCTTTATGTGCTAAAAATCACTTCCATACGATTCCGACCATGGCAATGGCAGCATCCGGCGGTGATTTAAAAGAACGAGTGCTTCGCCTTGTTGATCATCATTGTGCCCCAACAAATAACACCAGCAAGTGGTTAGCGGCAGTAAGCCTACTTTTAGCGCTAGCATTATTGAGCATGAATCAATTATTGACCATGCCTTTTGCTCAACAGCTAAACAACAAATTCCCATGGCAAGAAAAAAACAGTATTAACAGTAATATTGCGAGCACAACGATTGCAGCAATGAATTTTAATAAAGACAACACAAGTAATCGGAATACAACACTGAACAATGATTCGATTGCTCAGCAACTACTCCATCGCGAAGAGACGTTACCTGATGCTTCTGTTGTAGAGTTAGAGAATAATCAGAATGCATTTGCTGTGAAAAGTAAAAACGAATCAGAGTTAACCACTGCTATTGTAGAGCCTTTGGCTATCAGCAATTATCAAGATACCATCAAAGCAAAGGAAACGGCTCAGATTAATCGAAGTGCAACAATTAGCAGTACAAAACAGATAACTGCGGGTGATAACGAGGTACTAACAGCCCTAAGGGTGAAAGTTCAGCGTGATAGTAGAACAACACCTCAACTGACTTCAGCAAAATCAGACCTAAATGTAGCAAAAAATAGTTTATCATCAACAACTAATTTGCAGCCGTTAGCTATTGAAAAATCACAACCTCAATTAATATTATCATCGATTTCAGCAGACAAGTTTACTGCGCAGCCAGCTATCATTAATTCATCTCAAGAGGGTAATATGCAATTATCCCTCTTAAATGATAAAGCGTTAAATAGCAAAAAAGACTCGTATCACAAATTGGCTTATAACCAAGAAGTTAACAAACTAGCCGAACAAAGTGAATTATATAAAGCCTCAAACACAGTTAAAGTTGGAAAGGCGAGCGAAATTGAACCATCAAAGCAAGAAGTATTGCAGATGCCAACCTCATTTGAGGCAAAATTACTTAACTCTATTAATCCAGTATATCCAAGCCTTGCAAAGCGCCGTGGCCTTGAGATGGAAGTACAAGTAGATTTCATTATAGATCGTGATGGTAAAGTTAAAGATATTAGTTTCGCGCAACAAAGTAAGCTTATTTATTTCAAATCAGCTATCCGCTCAGCTATTCGTAAATGGCGATTTAGTCCTGCTACGATAAACAACCGAAAGGTTGAAAGTAAGATGACAAAGATATTCTCTTTTAGCTTGCATGCCTAGTAGTAATAACGAATAAAGAAATGTTGCAACTCGCCTCATCTTAGCTGTATATCTCCATATAGCT
The DNA window shown above is from Colwellia psychrerythraea 34H and carries:
- a CDS encoding BlaI/MecI/CopY family transcriptional regulator, whose product is MAQENSTVKPTQAELTLLNVLWKMGPATVRQVHDVVSTTQKTGYTTVLKILQIMHEKSLVIRDESNRAHVYAAANSQTQTQSSLIKDLISKAFGGSTSKLVMRAIDDSTSEQEINDIRQLLNSLEK
- the asd gene encoding archaetidylserine decarboxylase (Phosphatidylserine decarboxylase is synthesized as a single chain precursor. Generation of the pyruvoyl active site from a Ser is coupled to cleavage of a Gly-Ser bond between the larger (beta) and smaller (alpha chains). It is an integral membrane protein.) — protein: MPKHAISRLVGKLAAAKMGWLTTKLISMFIKAYGINMNEAKLKKASDFDTFNNFFTRELEEGARIIDNDENTICYPVDGAISQQGDIIDGQLIQAKGFNYSVTSLLGGDEKTAAPFQGGKFSCIYLAPKDYHRIHMPMAATLREMIYVPGELFSVNPLTAQNVPDLFARNERVVAIFDTEMGELAMVLVGATIVASIETTWAGTITPPAGKDIFRWQYPKDGADAITFEKGDEMGRFKLGSTVVSTFAPNMISEFATDAGPGTVTRLGEIYAALDKSAS
- a CDS encoding M56 family metallopeptidase, with translation MFEQLFNSPFLYSLSLTLVHFLWQGLLVALILKSLLYIIDKNKSKLRYTLATFAMLSNAILAVLTFTMVYPDTSSGINSYLSPIPLTSLVNELTQQNALFTYQELLPSILAYSLPYLSLLWLATIAILSSKLLIEIRNVNNLPLHSSISPSLALSARFEELAKQIKLAKTPRLLISLKAEVPMAIGWLKPVVLLPASMVTGLNAAQLEMLILHELAHIRRHDYLVNFLQTLIELLFFFHPSVHWIGKQMRNEREYCSDDIAVQHCGDAIAYAHTLTDTASLCAKNHFHTIPTMAMAASGGDLKERVLRLVDHHCAPTNNTSKWLAAVSLLLALALLSMNQLLTMPFAQQLNNKFPWQEKNSINSNIASTTIAAMNFNKDNTSNRNTTLNNDSIAQQLLHREETLPDASVVELENNQNAFAVKSKNESELTTAIVEPLAISNYQDTIKAKETAQINRSATISSTKQITAGDNEVLTALRVKVQRDSRTTPQLTSAKSDLNVAKNSLSSTTNLQPLAIEKSQPQLILSSISADKFTAQPAIINSSQEGNMQLSLLNDKALNSKKDSYHKLAYNQEVNKLAEQSELYKASNTVKVGKASEIEPSKQEVLQMPTSFEAKLLNSINPVYPSLAKRRGLEMEVQVDFIIDRDGKVKDISFAQQSKLIYFKSAIRSAIRKWRFSPATINNRKVESKMTKIFSFSLHA
- the rsgA gene encoding small ribosomal subunit biogenesis GTPase RsgA; translated protein: MSKVKKLTKGQQRRIKANHDNRLHGKTTKNKDKVQWEDDDLGTPQQGVIISRFGQHADVESELGEIYRCNLRRSIGSLVCGDKVLWRLGRETQHSITGIIEAVHERDSVLSRPDVYDGVKPIAANISQILIVSSVLPVFNSDIIDRYLVAAEQTGITPVIVLNKTDLLDSISAEEQENIAKQLKIYQDIGYQVLYASSKSRDGISELKMQLAQHTSIFVGQSGVGKSTLVNALMPDLGILTKEVSDNSGLGQHTTTVARLYHFNEGGDLIDSPGIREFGLWHLTPEQVCHGFVEFSEFLGLCKFRDCKHQTDPGCALIAAAENEQINPARLASFQRILASLNDNKLTSRFNN